One Paenibacillus riograndensis SBR5 DNA segment encodes these proteins:
- a CDS encoding metal-dependent hydrolase has product MDTATHFVMGLGLAGLSFVDPVVASQPTLAGAVMVATVLASQAPDADTALRLKDNALYIRNHRGITHSLPFLLLWPALITLVIGPVFGFTELHDLSHIALWSFIGVAVHVFTDLFNTYGTQAARPFTEKWIAWNIIHIFDPFIFGSHVAAIILWISGFVPPAPLFITLYACIALYYIWRTLVHARLTRKLKTKDIHHSPGERYFVIPTISPARWNVVKAKPDGSYIIGLLNSGRLEWFKHAVCSTHPAVEHSKSHPDIKAFLYFTSYAVAEVEELPSGYIVRWGDVRYLHRKQFPFVAVLVMDSQYHPLNTYVGWLSSEKLDERFAIDPGSM; this is encoded by the coding sequence GTCGATCCCGTCGTTGCCTCCCAGCCGACTTTGGCCGGGGCTGTCATGGTCGCCACCGTACTGGCCTCTCAAGCACCCGATGCCGATACCGCACTGCGTTTGAAGGACAACGCGCTGTATATCCGCAACCATCGGGGAATCACACATTCACTGCCGTTCTTACTGTTGTGGCCTGCCCTGATCACTTTGGTTATTGGACCGGTCTTCGGGTTCACAGAGCTACATGATCTGAGCCATATCGCCCTGTGGAGCTTCATCGGCGTGGCTGTTCATGTATTCACCGATCTGTTCAATACTTATGGCACGCAGGCCGCGCGTCCGTTTACGGAGAAATGGATCGCCTGGAACATTATCCACATCTTTGATCCGTTTATATTTGGCAGCCATGTAGCGGCCATCATTCTCTGGATCAGCGGGTTCGTTCCGCCGGCTCCGTTATTCATTACCCTGTATGCCTGCATCGCGCTTTATTATATTTGGCGGACACTGGTGCACGCCCGGCTGACAAGGAAACTCAAGACCAAGGATATCCATCATAGCCCCGGTGAACGCTATTTTGTCATTCCGACCATATCACCTGCACGCTGGAATGTGGTCAAAGCCAAGCCCGACGGCAGTTATATTATCGGCCTGCTGAACAGCGGACGGCTTGAATGGTTCAAGCATGCGGTATGCTCCACTCACCCCGCCGTTGAACATTCCAAAAGCCATCCCGATATTAAAGCCTTTCTGTACTTTACCTCCTACGCGGTAGCCGAGGTCGAGGAACTTCCCTCCGGTTATATTGTACGCTGGGGGGATGTCCGTTATTTACACCGCAAGCAATTCCCGTTTGTTGCAGTACTGGTTATGGACAGCCAATATCATCCACTTAACACCTATGTGGGCTGGCTAAGCAGCGAGAAGCTGGATGAACGGTTCGCCATCGATCCGGGTTCCATGTAG
- a CDS encoding DUF5325 family protein: protein MGKGLSLWFAVSSILLLTAASISISTNIWLALLLGVLCILNIGWGFILKARLRRKAEAKTHQSS, encoded by the coding sequence ATGGGTAAAGGCTTATCCCTCTGGTTCGCAGTTTCTTCCATTCTCCTCCTGACTGCAGCCTCCATCTCCATAAGTACTAATATTTGGCTGGCGCTGCTGTTGGGGGTCTTGTGCATTTTGAATATTGGCTGGGGCTTCATCCTCAAAGCCAGACTGAGACGCAAGGCGGAGGCCAAGACGCACCAGTCTTCCTAG
- the trpS gene encoding tryptophan--tRNA ligase, translating to MAKKVLSGIQPSGSLTLGNYIGAIKNFVKLQEEHECYFMVVDLHAITVSQDPAALRENSESVAALYLAAGIDPKISNVYMQSHVQQHAELGWIMTTLTAMGELERMTQFKDKSSGKDSVGAGLFVYPSLMAADILVYNADLVPVGEDQKQHLELTRDLAGRFNHRFGDFFTVPEPYIPEVGARIMSLDDGTKKMSKSNPNPGSYIALLDPPDVIRKKISRATTDSGREVIFDPANKPEISNLMSIYAECSGMTLQQIADRYEGQMYGGFKKDLGEVLVAALEPLQQKYREIRSSGALSDILAEGAERARGVAAQTLAGVKEKMGFLPLR from the coding sequence ATGGCTAAAAAAGTGTTGTCCGGCATCCAGCCCAGCGGTTCACTGACCCTGGGGAATTACATCGGTGCGATCAAAAATTTCGTCAAACTGCAAGAGGAGCATGAATGCTACTTTATGGTTGTTGATCTGCATGCCATCACCGTCTCACAGGACCCTGCCGCGCTGCGTGAAAATTCAGAATCTGTGGCGGCGCTGTATCTTGCGGCTGGAATCGATCCCAAAATTTCCAATGTCTATATGCAATCGCACGTACAGCAGCATGCGGAACTGGGCTGGATTATGACCACCCTTACAGCGATGGGGGAGCTGGAACGGATGACCCAGTTCAAGGACAAATCTTCAGGCAAAGATTCCGTAGGTGCAGGTTTGTTCGTGTATCCTTCGCTGATGGCTGCCGATATACTGGTCTACAATGCCGATCTGGTCCCGGTGGGGGAAGACCAGAAGCAGCATCTGGAGCTGACGCGTGATTTGGCAGGACGCTTCAACCACCGTTTTGGTGATTTCTTCACGGTTCCGGAGCCTTACATTCCTGAAGTCGGTGCACGGATTATGTCCCTGGATGACGGTACCAAGAAGATGAGCAAAAGCAACCCGAATCCGGGCAGCTATATCGCCCTGCTGGACCCGCCTGATGTGATCCGCAAAAAAATAAGCCGCGCCACAACCGACTCAGGCCGTGAGGTTATCTTTGATCCGGCGAATAAGCCTGAGATCAGCAACCTGATGAGTATCTATGCTGAATGCTCCGGAATGACCCTGCAGCAGATTGCCGACCGGTATGAGGGTCAAATGTATGGCGGCTTCAAAAAGGATCTGGGCGAGGTTCTGGTGGCTGCGCTTGAGCCTCTCCAGCAGAAATACCGGGAGATCCGCAGCTCCGGCGCCCTGAGCGATATTCTCGCTGAAGGAGCAGAACGCGCCCGCGGAGTCGCCGCCCAGACGCTCGCTGGTGTCAAAGAGAAGATGGGATTCCTGCCGCTGCGCTAG
- a CDS encoding aldose 1-epimerase — MKQVTKGQWGGYDTYILHSRELEVTLLPRLGNNVISLWDRKQNREILRKPEESDLSYYLQKPYHFGMPLLIPPGRIRQGQFQFEGRTYQFEQNTAGGHHIHGLHRTQAWCVSDIEEDEEGCAVTTEFNTADDPRWMEQFPVPLKLEMTFRLQDNRFRQTLKITHQGTARVPFGIGYHTWFMIDGEPGRWKLQLPAENVYELNDELLTSGNLLPLGELETLNQGLGLQGINLDTVLRIGDQQPAEAVLARDDGYVLRYSADQEYFRHWVVYTNGTADQYLCIEPYTWLPDGPNLGKDDAFTGIITLEPRQTLAVSSSLEVVSPEL, encoded by the coding sequence ATGAAACAGGTGACCAAAGGGCAGTGGGGCGGTTATGATACTTATATTTTGCATAGCCGTGAGCTGGAAGTCACGCTTTTGCCGCGACTGGGTAACAACGTTATTTCATTGTGGGACCGTAAGCAAAACCGTGAAATTCTTCGCAAGCCGGAAGAGAGCGACCTCTCCTATTACCTTCAGAAGCCTTATCATTTCGGCATGCCGCTCCTGATTCCGCCCGGCCGCATCCGCCAGGGGCAATTTCAGTTCGAAGGCAGGACCTATCAGTTCGAGCAGAATACAGCGGGAGGCCACCACATTCACGGCCTGCACCGGACACAAGCCTGGTGCGTCAGTGATATTGAAGAAGACGAGGAAGGCTGCGCGGTGACTACTGAATTCAATACCGCAGATGATCCCCGCTGGATGGAGCAGTTCCCCGTTCCTCTGAAGCTCGAGATGACGTTCCGGCTGCAGGATAACCGTTTCAGGCAAACCCTAAAGATTACCCATCAGGGAACAGCCCGTGTCCCTTTTGGAATCGGCTATCATACCTGGTTTATGATTGATGGCGAGCCCGGGCGCTGGAAGCTTCAGCTTCCCGCCGAAAATGTCTATGAATTGAACGATGAACTACTGACAAGCGGCAATCTCCTGCCTCTCGGTGAGCTGGAGACCCTGAATCAGGGCTTAGGACTTCAGGGAATCAATCTGGACACTGTGCTGCGCATAGGTGATCAGCAGCCCGCCGAGGCAGTGCTGGCAAGGGATGACGGCTACGTCCTGCGCTATTCGGCCGACCAGGAATACTTCCGCCACTGGGTGGTGTACACCAATGGAACGGCAGACCAATATCTGTGCATTGAGCCCTATACTTGGCTTCCCGACGGGCCCAACCTCGGCAAAGATGATGCTTTTACAGGCATCATTACCTTGGAGCCCCGGCAGACCCTTGCGGTCTCAAGCAGTCTAGAGGTAGTCAGTCCCGAACTATAA
- a CDS encoding alpha/beta-type small acid-soluble spore protein, giving the protein MGQAGQQGRGSRSNNLVVPQATAALQQLKYEAAQELGVTIPADGYYGNYTSRETGSLGGYITKRLVQLAEQQLSGRSQ; this is encoded by the coding sequence ATGGGTCAAGCAGGTCAACAAGGTCGCGGTAGCCGTTCCAATAACCTGGTCGTTCCACAAGCGACTGCAGCGCTGCAGCAGTTGAAATATGAAGCAGCACAGGAGCTTGGAGTAACAATCCCAGCTGACGGTTATTATGGGAACTATACTTCCCGCGAAACCGGTTCTTTGGGAGGATACATCACCAAACGTCTGGTGCAACTGGCAGAGCAGCAACTGTCTGGTCGTTCGCAGTAA
- a CDS encoding M3 family oligoendopeptidase, whose amino-acid sequence MKQPLSLTWDLDSIFPGGSASAEFEHFLKQLETDIGVLDQQVAAAASPANIESTRQLDDVIALLQSCSGRLVQASEFAGCLGAQNQQDKGAVRLSSKVAGLRADFEGVSSKFDDVLRQTSDEVWQEWMARPEIAPLKFVLSESRDLAREKMSPELEAFALALAVDGYHGWSEHYETIVGSIQIPYEDEEGTRLLSAGQAFNKLDDPDPKVREAMFGKWEEAWGSAADYCADTLNHLAGFRLNLYKGRGWEDVLKEPLAINRMSHKSLDTMWDVITKAKPALVSYLSRKAKLLGLESLSWVDVEAPVGESSGKIPYDQAAKDIVAQFRNFSPKLADFAEHAFDSNWIEVEDRPGKRPGGFCVSFPESKESRIFMTYSGTPSNVSTLAHELGHAYHSYLLEDLPVFNQNYAMNVAETASTFAEVIVADAQVKAAASSGEKIALLEAKIQNSVAFFMNIHARFLFETRFYEKRKQGLVNAEELSALMVEAQKEAFCGILSEYHPHFWASKLHFYITDVPFYNFPYTVGYMFSTGLYKIALQEGTSFADKYDSLLRDTGIMTLEDLVQKHLGVDLTQPDFWQGAADLIIADINEFMKLTEPSA is encoded by the coding sequence ATGAAACAGCCTTTATCATTGACCTGGGATCTGGATTCTATATTTCCGGGAGGCTCAGCCTCGGCGGAATTCGAGCATTTTTTGAAGCAGCTGGAAACGGACATTGGGGTATTGGATCAGCAGGTTGCGGCGGCTGCATCACCGGCGAATATCGAGTCCACCAGGCAACTGGATGATGTAATAGCGCTGCTGCAGAGCTGTTCCGGCCGGCTGGTACAGGCATCCGAGTTCGCCGGATGTCTGGGTGCCCAGAACCAGCAGGACAAGGGAGCCGTACGGTTATCCTCCAAGGTTGCAGGCCTGCGGGCAGATTTCGAGGGAGTCAGCTCCAAGTTCGATGATGTGCTGCGCCAAACCTCTGATGAGGTATGGCAGGAGTGGATGGCCCGCCCAGAGATTGCCCCCCTGAAGTTCGTGCTTAGCGAGAGCCGTGATCTAGCCCGGGAAAAAATGAGTCCTGAGCTGGAGGCATTTGCGCTTGCGCTGGCCGTTGACGGCTACCATGGCTGGAGCGAGCATTACGAAACGATTGTCGGGTCCATACAGATTCCTTATGAGGATGAAGAGGGGACCAGGCTGCTCTCTGCCGGACAGGCCTTCAATAAGCTTGACGATCCCGATCCCAAGGTCCGGGAGGCGATGTTCGGCAAATGGGAAGAAGCCTGGGGCAGCGCTGCGGACTATTGTGCGGATACCCTCAATCATCTTGCCGGGTTCCGTCTGAATCTGTACAAAGGCCGCGGCTGGGAGGATGTGCTGAAGGAGCCGCTGGCCATTAACCGTATGTCGCATAAATCGCTGGATACGATGTGGGATGTCATCACCAAAGCCAAGCCGGCGCTGGTCTCCTACTTGAGCCGCAAAGCCAAGCTGCTTGGACTGGAATCGCTGTCCTGGGTGGATGTGGAGGCTCCCGTAGGCGAGTCCTCCGGCAAAATCCCCTATGATCAGGCAGCAAAAGACATTGTGGCACAATTCCGCAATTTCAGTCCGAAGCTGGCGGATTTTGCTGAACATGCTTTCGACAGCAATTGGATCGAAGTCGAAGACCGTCCAGGCAAACGCCCCGGCGGATTCTGCGTATCTTTTCCGGAGAGCAAGGAATCACGCATTTTTATGACTTACAGCGGTACCCCGTCCAATGTGTCAACGCTGGCGCATGAGCTTGGCCATGCCTATCATTCCTATCTGCTGGAGGATCTCCCGGTATTCAATCAAAACTATGCTATGAATGTCGCGGAGACTGCTTCAACCTTTGCAGAGGTCATTGTGGCTGATGCCCAGGTGAAGGCTGCTGCAAGCAGCGGGGAGAAGATTGCCCTGCTCGAAGCAAAAATCCAGAACAGTGTAGCCTTCTTCATGAATATCCACGCCCGCTTTTTGTTCGAAACCCGTTTTTATGAGAAGCGGAAGCAGGGGCTTGTAAATGCCGAAGAGTTGTCGGCACTGATGGTTGAAGCGCAGAAGGAAGCCTTCTGCGGGATTCTTTCCGAATACCATCCGCATTTCTGGGCGTCCAAGCTGCATTTTTATATTACGGATGTCCCATTCTATAACTTCCCTTATACCGTTGGTTACATGTTCAGTACAGGACTGTACAAGATCGCGCTTCAAGAAGGGACTTCCTTTGCCGATAAGTATGACAGCCTGCTGCGCGACACGGGCATCATGACGCTTGAGGACCTGGTGCAGAAGCACCTTGGTGTTGATCTGACTCAGCCGGATTTCTGGCAGGGCGCAGCCGATTTGATCATCGCCGATATCAACGAATTTATGAAATTGACGGAGCCTTCGGCCTGA